A region of Campylobacter armoricus DNA encodes the following proteins:
- a CDS encoding 4-(cytidine 5'-diphospho)-2-C-methyl-D-erythritol kinase, producing MKAYAKANIFLKITGIDSRSYHLLQSRFVLLKNIFDELEFSSEKTKDGFEIIGNFTQDTIIHKTYKELEILGFSNELNEFFKNKSLKLIKNIPIGGGLGGSSTDAVAFLLMINETLNLKLSKKQLEQICQKLGSDLIFFLSGYGSANVSGCGEIVENFEDDFNELKFIFPNFECSSAKVYQAFDRSKYDLQANIKLAKTLKTLKISEILEFKNTDLNDLFVPCVKIYPKMQTFLDEAYFLSGSGSGVFKV from the coding sequence ATGAAAGCTTACGCAAAAGCTAATATTTTTTTAAAAATCACAGGGATTGATTCAAGATCTTATCATTTACTACAATCGCGTTTTGTTTTATTAAAAAATATTTTTGATGAATTAGAATTTAGCAGTGAAAAAACTAAAGATGGTTTTGAAATTATAGGAAATTTTACACAAGATACCATCATACACAAAACTTATAAAGAATTAGAAATTTTAGGATTTTCAAATGAGTTAAATGAGTTTTTTAAAAACAAAAGCTTAAAACTTATTAAAAATATCCCTATAGGCGGAGGGCTTGGGGGAAGCAGTACCGATGCAGTGGCGTTTTTGCTTATGATAAATGAGACTTTAAATTTAAAATTATCAAAAAAGCAACTTGAGCAAATTTGCCAAAAACTTGGCTCTGATTTAATCTTTTTTTTAAGTGGATATGGTAGTGCAAATGTTAGCGGTTGTGGTGAAATAGTTGAAAATTTTGAAGATGATTTTAATGAATTAAAATTTATTTTTCCAAATTTTGAATGCTCAAGCGCTAAAGTTTATCAAGCATTTGATAGGAGTAAATACGATTTACAAGCTAATATAAAATTAGCCAAAACACTCAAAACACTCAAAATAAGCGAAATTTTAGAGTTCAAAAATACTGATTTAAACGACTTATTTGTTCCTTGTGTAAAAATTTATCCTAAAATGCAAACTTTTCTTGATGAGGCTTATTTTTTAAGTGGAAGTGGAAGTGGAGTTTTTAAGGTTTAA
- a CDS encoding aspartate carbamoyltransferase catalytic subunit: MRHLITTKDFSNDEILALFKEAKEFLDEKPRTFLEGKSVTTIFFENSTRTQSSFETAARRLGARVLKLDVSRSSSSKGETLFDTAANLDAMAPNAIVVRHKNSGVPHTLANYTHCPIVNGGDGKHAHPTQALLDLFTIMEHFDYNIKGKKIAIVGDIKNSRVAASNLELLPRFGIDITLVAPPHFMPNYPINKTNKLKEVIEDIDIIMSLRTQTERHNIPTYASLKDYANDFCISKNLIKDKNLIILHPGPVHRNIDISDEVMADKRCKVLTQVKNGVAIRMAVLKKLILES, translated from the coding sequence ATTTTGGCTTTATTTAAAGAAGCAAAAGAATTTTTAGATGAAAAACCACGCACATTTTTAGAAGGAAAAAGTGTTACAACTATATTTTTCGAAAATTCAACTCGCACTCAATCAAGCTTTGAGACAGCTGCAAGAAGACTAGGTGCTAGAGTTTTAAAACTAGATGTTTCAAGAAGTAGCTCTAGCAAAGGCGAAACACTTTTTGATACTGCTGCAAATTTAGATGCGATGGCACCAAATGCTATTGTAGTCAGACATAAAAATTCAGGCGTTCCTCATACTTTAGCAAATTATACTCATTGTCCTATAGTTAATGGAGGTGATGGTAAACATGCTCATCCTACTCAAGCTTTACTTGATCTTTTTACTATAATGGAGCATTTTGACTATAATATTAAAGGTAAAAAAATAGCAATAGTAGGAGATATTAAAAACTCACGCGTTGCTGCTTCAAATTTAGAATTATTACCTCGTTTTGGTATAGATATTACCCTAGTAGCCCCACCTCATTTTATGCCAAATTATCCTATTAATAAAACAAATAAATTAAAAGAAGTTATTGAAGATATAGATATCATTATGAGCCTTAGAACGCAAACCGAAAGACACAATATACCAACCTATGCATCGCTTAAAGATTATGCAAATGATTTTTGTATTAGCAAAAACTTAATTAAAGATAAAAATCTCATCATCTTGCATCCTGGCCCTGTCCATAGAAATATTGATATTAGTGATGAAGTAATGGCTGATAAAAGATGCAAGGTTTTAACCCAAGTTAAAAACGGCGTTGCTATTAGAATGGCTGTATTAAAAAAACTCATTTTAGAAAGTTAA
- the aat gene encoding leucyl/phenylalanyl-tRNA--protein transferase, translated as MKKSNLYSKLLKSPDDAPVFISEKLEVDFIPYAYSLGLFPWTSNPVTWWCPSPRMVLFPEEVHIQKSIKKALKTYEIKLDFNFSSIIKLCALRKKTWISQEFIQVYTKLFEQNLAHSVEIYENDTLIGGLYGLIIGKMFFGESMISLRKDTSKIALIKLCELLKPYDFLIDCQVPNEHLKFMGAKEMSKKDFLTILEKRISLESGFENFKNLL; from the coding sequence ATGAAAAAATCGAATTTATATTCTAAGCTCTTAAAAAGCCCTGATGATGCACCTGTTTTTATCAGTGAAAAACTAGAGGTAGATTTTATACCTTATGCATATAGCTTAGGGCTTTTTCCATGGACAAGCAATCCTGTTACTTGGTGGTGCCCTTCTCCTAGAATGGTTCTTTTTCCAGAAGAAGTTCATATACAAAAAAGCATAAAAAAAGCTTTAAAAACTTATGAAATAAAGCTTGATTTTAATTTTAGCTCTATTATAAAACTTTGTGCTTTAAGAAAAAAAACTTGGATAAGTCAAGAATTTATACAAGTTTATACAAAGCTTTTTGAGCAAAATTTAGCTCATAGTGTTGAAATTTATGAAAACGATACGCTAATTGGCGGTTTATATGGACTCATTATAGGAAAAATGTTTTTTGGTGAAAGTATGATAAGTCTTAGAAAAGATACCTCAAAAATAGCATTAATAAAACTTTGCGAACTTTTAAAACCTTATGATTTTTTAATAGATTGTCAAGTACCTAATGAGCATTTAAAATTTATGGGTGCAAAAGAGATGTCAAAAAAAGATTTTTTAACTATATTAGAAAAGAGAATTTCTCTTGAAAGTGGCTTTGAAAATTTTAAAAATTTACTATAA
- a CDS encoding TlpA disulfide reductase family protein, whose amino-acid sequence MKKTTYLFLTFIFALFISACSSEEKIENDFIFAEYKMGDEILLKSINGGEKTLIRTQNGFIVKGEENKILMFDFFGTFCTPCQEEAPHLTNLWQKNKENFTIIGLSHFENVSDQAVKDFAIKYGAYYFLSNSKENDRIVAQALKDINYQNMEQLPFKVVLKNGIYQDLTDFWNKDSKNYVKYYLGKISIQTMQEDIARIINESKK is encoded by the coding sequence ATGAAAAAAACTACTTATTTATTTTTAACTTTTATTTTTGCACTTTTTATTAGCGCTTGTTCTAGTGAAGAAAAAATCGAAAATGATTTTATTTTTGCAGAATACAAAATGGGTGATGAAATCCTTTTAAAAAGCATAAATGGTGGAGAAAAGACATTAATTAGAACTCAAAATGGTTTTATTGTAAAAGGAGAAGAAAATAAAATTTTAATGTTTGATTTTTTTGGAACCTTTTGCACCCCGTGTCAAGAAGAAGCACCACATCTTACTAATTTATGGCAAAAAAATAAAGAAAATTTTACAATCATAGGGCTTAGTCATTTTGAAAATGTCAGCGATCAAGCTGTAAAAGATTTTGCAATAAAATATGGCGCATATTATTTTCTAAGTAATTCCAAAGAAAATGATAGGATTGTAGCACAAGCATTAAAAGATATTAATTATCAAAATATGGAACAATTGCCTTTTAAAGTGGTTTTGAAAAATGGAATTTATCAAGACTTAACAGATTTTTGGAATAAGGATTCAAAAAATTATGTGAAATATTATCTTGGAAAAATTTCTATCCAAACTATGCAAGAAGATATTGCTAGGATAATCAATGAATCTAAAAAATGA
- the truB gene encoding tRNA pseudouridine(55) synthase TruB has protein sequence MNKLFVAYKPSGMSSNTFLSKLKKKYKNKKAGFSGTLDPFAKGVLLIAFGQYTKLFRFFDKNPKIYKATLWFGVHSLSLDNQNIKEITLTYTFDKEKLEQIKNELLGKITYTPPAYCAKKIDGIRSYELAKKGYEVNLKPCIMEVFYTKILHYNHPFLTIEIAVSEGSYIRSYCELFARKLGINATLSSLERLSEGKFFYENEKKLNPLAFLNIKKNTIKYPYKLYNGQKIFLDDLEFQEEGSYILEEKDFFSIISIQDNQVQYYLNKVLKC, from the coding sequence ATGAATAAACTCTTTGTAGCTTACAAACCAAGCGGTATGAGTTCTAATACTTTCCTAAGCAAACTCAAAAAAAAATATAAAAATAAAAAAGCAGGTTTTTCAGGAACACTTGATCCTTTTGCAAAAGGAGTTTTGTTAATAGCATTTGGACAATATACAAAATTATTCCGTTTTTTTGATAAAAATCCAAAAATTTACAAAGCAACACTTTGGTTTGGTGTGCATTCTTTAAGCCTTGATAATCAAAATATCAAAGAAATTACTCTCACATATACTTTTGATAAAGAAAAACTAGAACAAATCAAAAATGAGCTTTTAGGAAAAATTACCTACACACCACCCGCATATTGTGCAAAAAAAATAGATGGCATAAGATCTTATGAATTAGCTAAAAAAGGATATGAAGTAAATTTAAAGCCATGCATTATGGAAGTTTTTTATACCAAAATTTTACACTATAATCATCCATTTTTAACTATAGAAATTGCAGTAAGCGAAGGCTCTTACATACGCTCATATTGTGAATTATTTGCTAGAAAACTTGGTATTAATGCAACTTTAAGCTCACTAGAGCGTTTAAGCGAGGGAAAGTTTTTTTATGAAAACGAAAAAAAATTAAATCCTTTAGCTTTTTTAAATATTAAAAAAAATACGATAAAATATCCCTATAAATTATACAATGGACAAAAAATATTTTTGGACGATTTAGAATTCCAAGAAGAAGGTAGCTATATTTTAGAAGAAAAAGATTTTTTTTCTATCATTTCTATCCAAGATAATCAAGTGCAATATTATTTAAACAAGGTATTAAAATGTTAA
- a CDS encoding AAA family ATPase codes for MKYKELIDSFIPNARHLSFINHHEFITCEHLLFALVKLSNDFKNLLEEIGDGDLQGFENDLKNYLAKNNEILKKEIEPIFSVILENILHKLNAKKQTSVVDFIIALCKEEKAYSCNILKKHLIEEEKLQELLQSAEFENLKTHTTELVELAKKGKIDPVIGRRFELERMMQILSRRKKNNPILVGEPGVGKSAVIEGLALAIAEEKVPKHLKNSKIYSLDMASLLSGTKYRGDFEKRLKDIIKELENIPNAILFIDEIHTIVGTGASNESHADMSNLLKPALSNGNIKCIGATTFIEYKNTFDKNKALSRRFAKIDIDEPSEEECFLILQGLKSKYENFHKIKLNDEILQTSIKLAKQFLHDKFLPDSAIDLIDELGASFALEDKKSKKIVKIKDLENTLARMTHSHKIYESDQSKILKNLELNLKQNIFGQDEAIKALCSTLKQSYAGLKGKNTPKGVFLFTGSSGVGKTELAKNLAQILNLNLERFDMSEYSQKHDVSKLIGTSAGFVGYEDGGLLSNSIRKNPFSVVLFDEIEKAHPDLTNTFLQIFDNASLTDNSGLKADFKNTIIIMTSNLGLKESNELGFLSNDKEKSNKAIKDFFAPEFINRIDKIIHFNNLNQDILEQIVQKELDLIATNLNNITIEADKKVKEFLAKKTNNNEFGVRLLKRIISEEIGEKLSDEILFGKLKNGGKLKLKLSKNEKIEFIF; via the coding sequence ATGAAATATAAAGAATTGATTGATTCGTTTATACCAAATGCAAGACATTTAAGCTTTATCAATCATCACGAATTTATCACTTGCGAACATTTACTTTTTGCATTAGTTAAACTAAGCAATGATTTTAAAAATTTACTTGAAGAAATCGGAGATGGAGATTTACAAGGCTTTGAAAACGATCTAAAAAACTATCTAGCAAAAAATAATGAGATTTTAAAAAAAGAAATAGAACCTATTTTTTCTGTAATCTTAGAAAATATATTACACAAATTAAATGCAAAAAAACAAACAAGTGTAGTTGATTTCATCATTGCACTTTGCAAAGAAGAAAAAGCTTATTCTTGCAATATTTTAAAAAAACATTTAATCGAAGAAGAAAAATTACAAGAATTACTACAAAGTGCAGAATTTGAAAATCTAAAAACCCACACTACCGAGCTAGTTGAACTTGCAAAAAAAGGTAAAATAGATCCTGTTATAGGTAGAAGATTTGAATTAGAAAGAATGATGCAAATTTTAAGCAGACGCAAAAAAAACAATCCTATCTTAGTAGGCGAACCAGGAGTTGGAAAAAGTGCGGTTATAGAAGGATTAGCATTAGCTATAGCAGAAGAAAAAGTTCCTAAACATTTAAAAAATTCAAAAATTTATAGTCTTGATATGGCAAGTTTGCTCTCTGGTACAAAATATAGAGGCGATTTTGAAAAAAGACTAAAAGATATTATTAAAGAGTTAGAAAATATCCCTAATGCTATTTTGTTTATAGATGAAATTCACACCATAGTAGGAACTGGTGCAAGCAATGAAAGCCATGCAGATATGTCAAATTTATTAAAACCTGCATTAAGCAATGGAAATATAAAATGCATAGGTGCAACTACTTTTATAGAGTATAAAAATACTTTTGATAAAAACAAAGCTTTAAGTAGAAGATTTGCTAAAATTGACATAGATGAACCAAGCGAAGAAGAATGTTTTTTAATCTTGCAAGGTCTAAAAAGTAAATATGAAAATTTTCATAAAATCAAACTAAATGATGAAATTTTACAAACGAGTATAAAACTTGCAAAACAATTTTTACATGATAAATTCTTACCAGATAGCGCGATTGATTTAATTGATGAACTAGGTGCAAGTTTTGCTTTAGAAGATAAAAAAAGTAAAAAAATAGTAAAAATAAAAGATTTAGAAAACACTTTAGCTAGAATGACACATTCTCATAAAATTTACGAAAGCGATCAGAGTAAAATTTTAAAAAATCTCGAACTAAACTTAAAGCAAAATATATTTGGTCAAGATGAAGCCATCAAAGCCTTGTGTTCTACCTTAAAACAAAGTTATGCAGGATTAAAAGGCAAAAATACCCCAAAAGGTGTGTTTTTATTTACTGGTTCAAGCGGCGTTGGTAAAACTGAACTTGCTAAAAATTTAGCACAAATTTTAAATTTAAATCTTGAAAGATTTGATATGAGTGAGTACTCGCAAAAACATGATGTTAGTAAGCTTATAGGAACTTCTGCTGGTTTTGTGGGTTATGAAGATGGCGGATTGTTAAGTAATAGCATTAGAAAAAATCCTTTTAGTGTAGTTTTATTTGATGAAATAGAAAAAGCTCATCCAGATTTAACTAATACATTTTTACAAATTTTTGACAATGCAAGCTTAACAGATAATAGTGGTCTAAAAGCTGATTTTAAAAATACTATCATCATTATGACTTCTAATTTAGGTTTAAAAGAAAGTAATGAACTTGGTTTTTTAAGTAACGATAAAGAAAAAAGTAACAAAGCTATAAAAGACTTCTTTGCACCTGAATTTATCAATCGTATAGATAAAATCATACATTTTAATAACTTAAATCAAGACATTTTAGAACAAATTGTTCAAAAAGAACTTGATTTAATCGCTACAAATTTAAATAATATCACCATAGAAGCAGATAAAAAAGTAAAAGAATTTCTTGCCAAAAAAACTAATAATAATGAATTTGGAGTGAGATTACTAAAACGAATTATCTCAGAAGAAATTGGTGAAAAATTAAGTGATGAGATTTTATTTGGAAAATTAAAAAATGGTGGCAAACTTAAACTAAAACTTTCTAAAAATGAAAAAATCGAATTTATATTCTAA
- a CDS encoding ATP-dependent helicase, whose protein sequence is MSFFEDLNDSQKEAIMHIDGAMLILAGAGSGKTKTITTRLAYLIDHVGIPAQNTLTLTFTNKAANVMKTRALALLQNQSLHNPLLCTFHKFGLLFLRLYSERISRANNFVIIDTDDKKKILKDLASENLKSSLASIGAYISNFKNQSKSAEEIRKELDFLKDEKNKNYEEIIHIYEQYEHFLKQNNFMDFDDLLMLTNKILEDENFAKEQSQKYNYITVDEYQDTNTLQYQILKKLCSAHENICVVGDDDQSIYGWRGAKIENILNFKEQFHNVKLVKLEQNYRSTSAILQAANELIEHNRKRLGKTLICTKDKGEEITILQNDDEKIESFKVAREVSKLLNSGINPGEIAILYRVNALSRALEEAFSKEKIPFKLLSGIRFYERAEIKDIISYLRLLSNLNDDYSFKRIINRPKRNFGNASLEKLENYAKENHLSLFESLCVLQGSGFFSKKTDNEIEKFILSMHKIKEKNNLLAMILALEDEFKIKEFYKDNPEGEDKLLNIDELYANLKDKISHGNYNSLDDILNEISLLNEQDGLDKESICIMSIHASKGLEFDHVFIIGLEEGFFPLTSDTSNIEEERRLAYVAITRAKKKLYLSYANSRFYKGSRTRLEKSRFFGESNVMKKELTLDYQRNSYKKGDLIKHKIFGIGRVTSVSKIGNEEKLTINFGGIERMIMSSFVEKAI, encoded by the coding sequence ATGAGTTTTTTTGAAGATTTAAACGATAGCCAAAAAGAAGCTATTATGCACATTGATGGGGCTATGCTTATACTAGCAGGTGCAGGCAGTGGAAAAACTAAAACCATTACCACTAGACTTGCTTATTTGATTGATCATGTGGGCATTCCTGCGCAAAATACCCTTACACTAACCTTTACAAACAAAGCTGCTAATGTAATGAAGACAAGAGCCTTGGCTCTTTTACAAAATCAAAGTTTGCATAATCCGCTTTTATGTACTTTTCACAAATTTGGCTTATTGTTTTTAAGATTATATAGTGAAAGAATTTCAAGGGCAAATAATTTTGTCATTATTGATACAGATGATAAAAAGAAAATTTTAAAAGATTTAGCTAGTGAAAATTTAAAAAGCTCATTAGCTAGTATCGGAGCTTATATTTCAAATTTTAAAAATCAAAGTAAAAGTGCTGAAGAAATTCGCAAAGAATTAGACTTTTTAAAAGATGAAAAAAATAAAAATTATGAAGAAATCATTCATATTTATGAGCAATATGAACATTTTTTAAAGCAAAATAATTTTATGGATTTTGATGATTTACTAATGCTTACTAATAAAATTTTAGAAGATGAAAATTTTGCCAAAGAGCAAAGCCAAAAATATAATTACATTACAGTAGATGAGTATCAAGATACTAATACTTTGCAATATCAAATTCTAAAAAAACTTTGCTCAGCTCATGAAAATATCTGCGTAGTGGGTGATGATGATCAAAGCATTTATGGATGGCGTGGGGCTAAGATAGAAAATATCTTAAATTTTAAAGAGCAATTTCATAATGTAAAACTAGTCAAACTAGAGCAAAATTACCGCTCAACAAGCGCTATTTTGCAAGCTGCAAATGAACTTATAGAGCATAATAGAAAAAGATTAGGAAAAACTTTAATCTGCACCAAAGATAAGGGTGAAGAAATAACAATTTTACAAAATGATGATGAAAAAATTGAAAGTTTTAAGGTTGCTAGAGAGGTTTCAAAGCTTTTAAATTCAGGAATTAATCCTGGTGAAATAGCCATACTTTATAGAGTAAATGCACTATCTCGCGCTCTTGAAGAAGCTTTTAGTAAAGAAAAAATTCCTTTTAAGTTACTAAGCGGAATTCGTTTTTATGAAAGAGCTGAAATTAAAGATATTATTTCATATTTAAGATTGCTTTCAAATTTAAATGATGATTATTCTTTTAAACGCATCATTAATCGTCCTAAAAGAAATTTTGGCAACGCGAGTTTAGAAAAATTAGAAAACTACGCTAAAGAAAACCATTTATCTTTATTTGAAAGCTTATGTGTTTTACAAGGAAGTGGATTTTTTAGCAAAAAAACAGATAATGAAATAGAAAAATTTATATTAAGTATGCATAAAATCAAAGAAAAAAATAATTTACTTGCAATGATTTTAGCTTTAGAAGATGAGTTTAAAATAAAAGAATTCTATAAAGACAATCCAGAAGGCGAAGATAAGCTTTTAAACATAGATGAACTTTATGCAAATTTAAAAGATAAAATTTCCCATGGAAACTATAATAGTTTAGACGATATTTTGAATGAAATTTCATTATTAAACGAACAAGATGGACTTGATAAAGAAAGTATTTGCATTATGAGTATTCACGCTAGCAAAGGACTTGAATTTGATCATGTTTTTATTATAGGCTTAGAAGAAGGATTTTTTCCATTAACTAGCGACACAAGCAATATAGAAGAAGAACGCAGACTTGCTTATGTAGCTATTACAAGAGCAAAGAAAAAGCTTTATTTAAGTTATGCAAATTCTAGATTTTATAAAGGGAGTCGCACAAGATTAGAAAAAAGTAGATTTTTTGGCGAAAGCAATGTAATGAAAAAAGAACTAACACTAGATTATCAAAGAAATTCTTACAAAAAAGGGGATTTAATTAAACATAAAATTTTTGGTATAGGCAGGGTTACTAGTGTAAGTAAAATAGGAAATGAAGAAAAACTCACCATTAATTTTGGAGGCATAGAGAGAATGATAATGTCAAGTTTTGTGGAAAAAGCTATATGA
- the csrA gene encoding carbon storage regulator CsrA, which translates to MLILSRKENESIKIGDDIEIKVVQTGKGYAKIGIEAPKSLMILRKELIEQVKSENLHAISDETIKLDDLSKKLKK; encoded by the coding sequence ATGTTAATTTTATCAAGAAAAGAAAATGAAAGTATAAAAATCGGAGATGATATAGAAATAAAAGTAGTTCAAACGGGTAAAGGTTATGCTAAAATAGGTATTGAAGCCCCAAAGTCTTTGATGATACTACGCAAAGAACTTATCGAGCAAGTAAAAAGTGAAAATTTACATGCAATTAGCGATGAAACGATAAAACTTGATGATCTGAGTAAAAAGCTTAAAAAATGA
- a CDS encoding M3 family oligoendopeptidase, giving the protein MQNWNLSVLFKDEQDLNLFLQKTQKKAYEFKKQYENNLHSLDNEQFLQALKGYEELILKLSHILTYVYLNFAQDTTKGAFYAKYENLSKKIEENLLFFELEFCELEENKSKSFIKFCKDYEFYLNNLIKHKKHNLSKKEERVILILSSTGSNAFARLFDETFSTLKFNLEGQKLSEEEILSKLYDKDRSIRKKASKCFSKTLKKQNKLLVYIFNMIKSELASICELRSYEDPETPRHIRNQISKKSVNALINASENSFDIVSKFYNAKKKILGYKKLKDYDRYAPIGKEMQVDFNEAKNIVLKAFEKFSKDFYMIAKEAFENNWIDVYPKEFKQNGAFSHSSTPLSHPFILLNYTNQRRDLFTLAHELGHTIHQKLSYKVSFLNQDTPLTTAETASVFAEMLIFDYIKENLDKEELLSLYAAKIEDIFATLYRQINFTTFERRFHAKKEELSAQEISEIWLEESRKMFQDSVALTKNYALWYSYIPHFIHSPFYCYAYAYAQLLVLALYGLYKSGKCPNFTQIYIEFLSSGGSKSPKELVAMFGFDIENDEFWNIGLKQVRILVNEFLRLSND; this is encoded by the coding sequence ATGCAAAATTGGAATTTAAGTGTATTATTTAAAGATGAACAAGATTTAAATCTTTTTTTACAAAAAACTCAAAAAAAAGCTTATGAATTTAAAAAACAATATGAAAATAATCTTCATAGTTTAGACAATGAACAATTTTTACAAGCTTTAAAAGGCTATGAGGAGTTAATCTTAAAACTTTCTCACATACTAACTTATGTATATTTAAACTTTGCTCAAGATACTACCAAAGGTGCTTTTTATGCAAAATATGAAAATTTAAGCAAAAAGATAGAAGAAAATCTTTTATTTTTTGAGCTTGAATTTTGTGAGCTTGAAGAAAATAAAAGTAAAAGTTTTATAAAATTTTGCAAAGATTATGAGTTTTATCTAAACAATCTTATCAAACATAAAAAACACAATCTTTCTAAAAAAGAAGAAAGAGTTATACTTATTTTATCAAGCACAGGTTCTAATGCTTTTGCAAGATTGTTTGATGAAACTTTTAGTACTTTAAAATTTAATCTCGAAGGACAAAAGCTAAGCGAAGAAGAAATTCTAAGCAAACTTTATGATAAAGATAGAAGTATTAGAAAAAAAGCTTCAAAATGTTTTAGCAAAACTTTAAAAAAACAAAACAAGCTTTTAGTATATATTTTCAATATGATTAAAAGTGAGCTTGCTAGCATTTGCGAGTTAAGATCCTATGAAGATCCAGAAACTCCAAGACATATAAGAAATCAAATTTCTAAAAAAAGCGTCAATGCCTTAATTAATGCTAGTGAAAATAGTTTTGATATAGTCTCTAAATTTTATAATGCAAAGAAAAAAATTCTAGGCTATAAAAAGTTAAAAGATTATGATCGTTATGCGCCCATTGGCAAAGAAATGCAAGTTGATTTTAATGAGGCAAAAAATATAGTTTTAAAAGCTTTTGAAAAATTTTCTAAAGACTTTTATATGATAGCAAAAGAAGCTTTTGAGAACAATTGGATTGATGTTTATCCTAAAGAATTTAAACAAAATGGTGCTTTCTCTCATTCAAGTACTCCACTAAGTCATCCTTTCATACTTTTAAACTACACTAATCAAAGACGCGATCTTTTTACTCTAGCACATGAGTTAGGACATACTATACACCAAAAGCTTTCTTATAAAGTAAGTTTTTTAAATCAAGATACACCTTTAACCACAGCTGAAACTGCTTCGGTATTTGCTGAAATGTTAATTTTTGATTATATTAAAGAAAATTTAGACAAAGAAGAACTTTTGTCTTTATATGCTGCAAAAATTGAAGATATTTTTGCTACTCTTTATAGACAAATTAATTTTACTACTTTTGAGCGTAGATTTCACGCTAAAAAAGAAGAATTAAGTGCTCAAGAAATAAGTGAAATTTGGCTTGAAGAATCAAGAAAAATGTTTCAAGATAGTGTAGCTTTAACCAAAAATTATGCTCTTTGGTATTCTTATATTCCACATTTTATACATTCTCCATTTTATTGTTATGCTTATGCTTATGCACAACTTTTAGTTTTAGCACTTTATGGATTATACAAAAGTGGCAAATGTCCTAATTTTACTCAAATTTACATTGAGTTTTTAAGTAGTGGTGGAAGCAAAAGCCCAAAAGAACTTGTAGCTATGTTTGGTTTTGATATAGAAAATGATGAGTTTTGGAATATAGGCTTAAAGCAAGTTAGAATATTAGTTAATGAATTTTTAAGGCTAAGCAATGATTGA
- the smpB gene encoding SsrA-binding protein SmpB: protein MKKTIVKNKKAFFDYEILEKFEAGIVLKGSEVVALRAFRANLKDSFIRIIKGEIFLLNAHISHLSTTHSFYKHDEKGARKLLMHKKQIDKLFGKISIQGFTIVPLEFYFNEKNKVKVLIALAKGKNLHDKRESLKKKQADLEARAAIKNHF from the coding sequence ATGAAAAAAACTATCGTAAAAAATAAAAAAGCTTTTTTTGATTATGAAATTTTAGAAAAATTTGAAGCGGGTATTGTTTTAAAAGGCTCTGAAGTAGTAGCACTAAGAGCTTTTAGAGCTAACTTAAAAGATTCTTTTATTCGTATTATCAAGGGTGAAATTTTCTTGCTTAATGCTCATATTTCTCATCTTAGTACAACGCATTCTTTTTACAAGCATGATGAAAAGGGTGCTAGAAAACTTTTAATGCATAAAAAACAAATCGATAAACTTTTTGGAAAAATCAGTATCCAAGGTTTTACTATAGTTCCTTTAGAATTTTATTTTAATGAAAAAAATAAAGTTAAAGTTTTAATAGCACTTGCTAAAGGTAAAAATTTACATGATAAAAGAGAAAGTTTAAAGAAAAAACAAGCAGATCTCGAAGCAAGAGCTGCTATAAAAAATCATTTTTAA
- a CDS encoding ATP-dependent Clp protease adaptor ClpS translates to MNLKNEILEQQKLAEPKMFKVLLLNDDITTMDFVIEVLMNIFHHDFEKASMIMLEIHHQGSGVCGVYTEEIALSKKQQVDIAAKNNNFPLQTRIEEQ, encoded by the coding sequence ATGAATCTAAAAAATGAAATTTTAGAACAACAAAAATTAGCAGAACCCAAAATGTTTAAAGTTTTGCTTTTAAATGATGATATAACCACTATGGACTTTGTAATAGAAGTTTTAATGAATATATTTCATCATGATTTTGAAAAAGCAAGTATGATAATGCTTGAAATTCACCACCAAGGAAGTGGTGTTTGTGGCGTATATACAGAAGAAATTGCACTTAGCAAAAAACAACAAGTTGATATAGCTGCAAAAAACAATAATTTTCCACTCCAAACAAGGATAGAAGAACAATGA